A window of the uncultured Fibrobacter sp. genome harbors these coding sequences:
- a CDS encoding BspA family leucine-rich repeat surface protein — protein MDEENWVEFSNIIKMDDENIEKFKKLYGEGERFFIANTTLCETMISFSQIIPEVQKNESDKEWFDNSRQDASNFFGAENSELIGKTLAKWRIDHWGSCSDLLYDDGPHLQTLEGLLKGEYVFFTRCRPPIKVYEKMATDGLVFEAEWWSRASDEWAIGKGQVKEGRFLYDIGPMTGSEKMSLELVAHEFLEPEESSDDRPTIVVKSREHLDQLIQCVQEYLKTELYLQGTFGLIREILGNTIVLDNVLDLNFIDVSSVTDLSDLFANFDVSPCPEKGWFCKIRLDISKWNVSSETKMTHLFDNDRVDLGDFRKWDTSRANKVWDDIESYYNFGFNIILNFKDKHSLKTSFDANDEDFLDELSLHNIPSSDSYYRNGKLVYDSQPEDSSEDSKTAPADDGAEDDLPF, from the coding sequence ATGGACGAAGAAAATTGGGTAGAATTTTCAAACATCATCAAGATGGATGACGAAAACATCGAAAAGTTCAAGAAGCTCTATGGCGAAGGAGAACGTTTTTTCATTGCTAATACAACGCTTTGTGAAACAATGATTTCTTTTTCGCAGATTATTCCGGAGGTTCAAAAGAACGAGTCAGACAAGGAATGGTTCGATAATTCTCGACAAGATGCGTCGAATTTTTTTGGAGCAGAGAACTCTGAACTGATAGGCAAAACCCTTGCGAAGTGGCGAATTGACCATTGGGGATCTTGTAGCGATTTACTGTATGATGATGGACCGCACTTACAGACTTTAGAGGGGTTGTTAAAGGGGGAATATGTATTTTTCACAAGGTGTAGGCCTCCCATTAAAGTCTATGAAAAAATGGCTACCGACGGACTGGTATTTGAAGCGGAATGGTGGTCTAGAGCCAGTGACGAATGGGCGATTGGAAAAGGTCAAGTTAAAGAAGGCCGTTTTCTGTACGACATCGGCCCGATGACTGGTTCTGAAAAAATGTCTTTGGAATTAGTGGCGCATGAATTCTTAGAGCCGGAAGAAAGTTCAGATGATAGACCTACAATTGTTGTGAAAAGTCGAGAACACCTTGATCAGCTGATTCAGTGTGTTCAAGAATATCTCAAAACTGAATTGTATTTGCAGGGAACATTTGGTCTTATTAGAGAAATTTTAGGAAACACTATTGTCCTAGATAATGTTCTAGACTTGAATTTTATTGATGTTTCCAGTGTAACCGACTTGAGCGATCTTTTTGCAAATTTTGACGTTTCCCCATGCCCTGAAAAGGGATGGTTCTGTAAAATCAGATTGGATATCAGCAAATGGAATGTGTCTAGTGAAACTAAGATGACACACTTGTTTGATAACGATCGAGTAGATTTAGGAGACTTTCGCAAATGGGATACTTCTAGAGCTAATAAGGTCTGGGATGACATTGAATCGTATTACAATTTTGGATTTAACATCATCCTTAATTTCAAGGACAAACATTCGTTAAAGACTAGCTTTGATGCTAATGACGAAGATTTTCTAGACGAATTGAGCCTCCATAACATTCCTTCTTCAGATTCTTATTACCGAAATGGTAAGCTCGTTTACGATTCGCAACCAGAGGATTCGTCCGAAGATTCTAAAACAGCACCAGCCGATGATGGAGCGGAAGATGACCTTCCTTTTTAA
- a CDS encoding BspA family leucine-rich repeat surface protein translates to MAEQPKDMATVVVTEKKQLLDLIKETMALYGPECDLNFIDVSQITDMSELFKGSEFNGDISKWNVSKATNMESMFEESKFNGDISAWDVSNVTNMNCIFGVSEFCSDISQWNVSNVANMGCMFLRSKFNGDISKWNVSNVTDMNRMFWGSEFRGDISKWNVSNVTDMSYMFCESIFTSDISKWNVSNVADMNRMFCLSKFNGDISKWNVSNVTDMDTMFWGSEFCGDISKWDVSNVTNMSWMFMNSIFTGDISQWNVSNVTNMSCMFGKSIFSGNISKWNVSNVTNMSGMFHYSKFNGDISQWNVSNVTNMSDMFLTSEFCGDISQWNVSNVMNMSNMFKQSKFNGDISQWDVLNVTDMSGMFSDSLFTGDISKWDVSNVTNMSNMFERKMFTRQSLFNGDISAWDVSNVTNMSCMFNGAHFNGDISRWNVSNVTNMSDMFSGSKFNGDISQWNVSNVTNMSKMFEQSKFNGDISAWDVSNVTNMSYMFARSEFRGDISQWNVSNVTTMSGMFSEALFDGDISKWEVSNVTNMSDMFRESEFNGDISKWNVSNVTNMYCMFYCMFGESKFNGDISQWDVSNVTNMESMFQGSALESSKKIPLWYSPKKKGK, encoded by the coding sequence ATGGCAGAACAACCCAAAGATATGGCTACAGTCGTCGTAACAGAGAAAAAACAGCTCTTGGATTTGATTAAAGAGACTATGGCTCTTTATGGTCCTGAATGCGACCTGAATTTCATTGATGTTTCCCAAATAACGGACATGTCCGAATTGTTCAAAGGATCCGAGTTCAACGGAGACATCAGTAAATGGAATGTGTCCAAAGCGACTAATATGGAGAGCATGTTCGAGGAATCTAAGTTTAATGGGGACATTAGTGCTTGGGATGTATCGAATGTGACGAATATGAATTGTATATTCGGAGTTTCCGAATTCTGTAGCGATATTAGTCAGTGGAATGTTTCGAACGTGGCAAATATGGGCTGCATGTTCCTTCGTTCCAAATTCAACGGCGATATCAGCAAATGGAACGTATCCAATGTGACAGATATGAATCGTATGTTCTGGGGTTCCGAATTCCGTGGCGATATCAGCAAATGGAATGTTTCAAACGTAACAGACATGAGTTATATGTTCTGTGAATCCATATTCACTAGTGATATCAGTAAATGGAATGTTTCCAATGTGGCTGATATGAATCGTATGTTTTGTCTTTCCAAATTCAACGGCGATATTAGCAAATGGAACGTATCCAATGTGACAGATATGGATACTATGTTCTGGGGTTCCGAATTCTGTGGCGATATCAGCAAATGGGACGTGTCGAACGTAACTAATATGAGTTGGATGTTCATGAATTCCATATTCACAGGCGACATCAGTCAGTGGAATGTATCGAATGTGACGAATATGAGTTGTATGTTCGGGAAATCCATATTCTCTGGCAATATCAGCAAGTGGAATGTTTCGAATGTGACGAATATGAGCGGTATGTTCCACTATTCCAAATTCAATGGCGACATCAGCCAGTGGAATGTTTCAAACGTAACGAATATGAGTGATATGTTTTTAACTTCCGAATTCTGTGGCGACATCAGTCAGTGGAATGTTTCGAATGTAATGAATATGAGCAACATGTTCAAGCAATCCAAATTCAATGGCGACATCAGTCAATGGGATGTGTTGAACGTAACAGATATGAGTGGAATGTTCAGTGATTCCTTATTTACTGGCGATATCAGCAAATGGGATGTTTCTAATGTAACGAATATGAGTAACATGTTTGAGAGAAAGATGTTCACGCGGCAATCCTTATTCAATGGAGACATTAGTGCTTGGGATGTGTCGAATGTGACGAATATGAGTTGTATGTTCAATGGGGCTCATTTCAACGGAGATATAAGCCGATGGAACGTTTCTAATGTGACGAACATGAGTGATATGTTCAGCGGATCCAAATTCAATGGCGACATCAGTCAGTGGAATGTTTCTAATGTGACAAATATGAGTAAAATGTTCGAACAATCCAAATTCAACGGAGACATTAGTGCTTGGGATGTGTCGAATGTGACAAATATGAGTTATATGTTCGCTCGTTCCGAATTCCGTGGCGACATCAGTCAGTGGAATGTTTCGAATGTGACGACTATGAGTGGAATGTTCAGCGAAGCCCTTTTCGATGGCGATATCAGCAAATGGGAGGTGTCGAACGTAACTAACATGAGTGATATGTTCAGAGAATCCGAATTCAATGGCGATATTAGCAAATGGAATGTGTCGAACGTAACTAATATGTATTGTATGTTCTATTGTATGTTCGGCGAATCCAAATTCAATGGCGATATTAGCCAATGGGACGTTTCTAACGTGACAAATATGGAGTCGATGTTTCAAGGAAGCGCTTTGGAATCTTCAAAAAAAATTCCGTTGTGGTATTCGCCTAAGAAGAAGGGGAAATAA
- a CDS encoding BspA family leucine-rich repeat surface protein, producing MEKITARDKNHLRELIDQAIDNKHMYCNLNFIDVSQVTDMSGLFSGSYFKGDISRWDVSNVTNMRGMFHRASFNGDISRWNVSNVTDMNGMFSEALFDGDISRWNVSNVTNMSGMFSCASFNGDISRWNVSKVKDMSYMFCGYGHETTKFPFDGDISRWDVSNVTNMTGMFSFSKFNGNISKWNVSNVQFMKAMFACSSFRGDISEWNTSKVTNMDYMFKNSAIKALGKIPAWYKESENANLFKNGWGNSSRERDRIYEKDIFVMLQNPAKDK from the coding sequence ATGGAAAAGATTACCGCTAGGGACAAGAACCATTTGCGAGAGCTTATTGATCAAGCGATTGACAATAAGCACATGTATTGCAACCTGAATTTCATCGATGTGTCGCAGGTGACAGACATGAGTGGGCTTTTCTCGGGCTCCTATTTCAAGGGGGACATAAGCCGCTGGGATGTGTCGAATGTTACAAATATGAGAGGAATGTTCCACCGCGCAAGTTTTAACGGCGATATAAGCCGGTGGAACGTTTCCAATGTGACAGATATGAACGGAATGTTCAGCGAAGCCCTTTTCGATGGCGATATAAGCCGTTGGAATGTTTCGAATGTAACGAATATGAGCGGCATGTTCAGTTGCGCAAGTTTTAACGGTGATATAAGCCGGTGGAACGTTTCAAAAGTGAAAGACATGAGTTACATGTTTTGTGGATACGGGCATGAAACGACAAAGTTTCCGTTTGACGGTGACATAAGTCGATGGGATGTTTCTAACGTAACAAATATGACCGGCATGTTCAGCTTTTCGAAATTCAACGGAAACATCAGTAAATGGAATGTTTCCAATGTGCAATTTATGAAAGCGATGTTCGCCTGTTCTTCTTTCAGGGGTGATATTAGCGAATGGAACACCTCGAAGGTGACCAACATGGACTATATGTTCAAAAATTCTGCAATCAAGGCGTTGGGAAAAATCCCCGCCTGGTATAAAGAATCCGAAAATGCCAACCTGTTCAAAAACGGTTGGGGCAACAGTTCACGAGAACGAGATAGAATTTACGAGAAAGACATCTTCGTTATGCTCCAAAATCCTGCGAAAGACAAGTAA
- a CDS encoding DUF262 domain-containing protein — MLEKLFKLTNEELEDNATRHKVDANIETVQTVLEAPLSIPPYQRPYMWEKKQVEQLLNDICYNKRHSSEHYRIGSLITCLNERRFDIVDGQQRATTLLLILRCLKPSYRNNLFDNLQYNHSLSYKHLKQNRMIIEKWIQDNIANEKEFFFNYILNNCELVVVTVYNISEAFQMFDSQNGNGKELEPYNLLKAYHLRAIKDRDNQERQIREKCHINWENAVKSSLPNGQNFDVLKQLFSEQLYKSRIWSKGNIAYRFAKKDIDEFKGFSKIQYPYQNISLLMFFEWLKNQEGIKEKVVDRDNNSDDSNFIKNFMNVNQDIVDGELFFQYVETYVAMYKRLFLDSLHNKTLEEFQKFYNDYCFYKGYGRMGDTYLRELFKALVFCFYDKFGITKFEPRFYKILYAFVYRIRIQQSRVVYNTVAKVPIEGDIKPFNIIAQAREPKDIEKICGACMVKKNDLNQLKNDAADKSKRRSSSFVPEIINFFEKESFVL, encoded by the coding sequence ATGCTCGAAAAATTATTCAAACTTACAAACGAAGAACTGGAAGATAACGCAACCCGCCATAAAGTGGACGCAAATATTGAAACTGTGCAAACAGTTCTAGAAGCGCCGTTGTCAATTCCTCCGTATCAGCGACCCTATATGTGGGAAAAAAAACAAGTGGAGCAATTGTTAAATGACATATGCTATAATAAAAGGCACTCTTCTGAACATTATAGAATAGGGAGCTTGATTACTTGTTTAAACGAAAGACGCTTTGATATAGTTGATGGTCAGCAAAGAGCCACCACTCTGCTTTTGATACTTCGTTGTTTGAAACCTTCGTACAGAAATAACTTGTTTGACAATTTGCAGTACAATCATTCTCTGTCGTACAAGCACCTGAAGCAAAATAGGATGATTATTGAGAAATGGATTCAAGATAATATCGCGAATGAAAAGGAATTTTTTTTCAACTACATTCTTAATAATTGTGAATTAGTTGTGGTTACAGTTTATAATATTTCCGAAGCCTTCCAAATGTTTGATTCACAAAACGGCAATGGAAAAGAACTAGAACCATATAATCTGTTGAAGGCTTACCATTTAAGGGCTATCAAAGACAGAGATAATCAAGAACGTCAAATTCGAGAAAAATGTCATATTAATTGGGAAAATGCCGTAAAAAGTAGTTTGCCAAATGGCCAAAACTTTGACGTATTAAAACAATTGTTTTCGGAACAATTGTATAAATCCAGAATATGGTCAAAGGGAAATATCGCCTATCGTTTTGCAAAAAAAGATATTGACGAATTTAAGGGATTCAGTAAAATTCAATATCCATATCAAAACATCTCTCTGTTGATGTTCTTTGAATGGTTGAAGAATCAAGAGGGAATCAAAGAAAAAGTTGTTGATCGAGACAACAATTCTGATGACTCGAATTTCATAAAAAATTTCATGAATGTCAATCAGGATATTGTTGATGGTGAATTATTTTTTCAATATGTTGAAACCTATGTTGCCATGTATAAGAGGCTTTTCCTCGATAGCCTCCACAATAAAACATTAGAAGAATTTCAAAAATTTTATAATGATTATTGTTTTTACAAAGGGTATGGGCGAATGGGAGATACATATTTAAGAGAGTTGTTTAAGGCATTAGTATTCTGTTTCTACGATAAGTTTGGAATTACCAAATTTGAGCCAAGATTCTACAAGATTCTTTACGCTTTTGTTTATAGAATTCGCATTCAGCAATCAAGAGTTGTTTACAATACGGTTGCAAAGGTCCCTATAGAAGGCGATATCAAACCATTTAACATCATTGCACAGGCTCGAGAACCCAAAGATATTGAAAAAATATGCGGGGCATGCATGGTTAAAAAAAATGACTTGAATCAATTGAAAAATGATGCTGCTGATAAATCCAAACGAAGATCATCGTCCTTTGTTCCAGAAATTATAAATTTTTTTGAAAAAGAATCTTTTGTATTGTAA
- a CDS encoding DUF262 domain-containing protein has product MEDKVYLLSIADLFNDLYSIPLYQRCFAWSTEQIATLLQDIYSSYNESKKENKGIPYYVGCLVVMKKETSFEVIDGQQRLTFFTLLTKILGVNTPECKIEYESRELEQEFLKRFYENENFYNENNTDAEIIKLKRRNADLIKAIYDICNVNLIAEGESAKILNLATLESTERTKFINYIKNKVFLLRTEVSKNTDVNSYFEIMNNRGKQLQEHEILKSLIMSGLGHKVSQQMKFGMIWDACSQMNRPIQKSFSSNDRNIFFGSDWNTFVSFDEFKKYFEENNETSNTIETKSFDELLNATSDPFVNETKEYDENYRGSFKYQSIIDFPNFLMHIFKLFYDPNDQIALDEKFLMRDYKEVLGKPDPEEFIYKLFLTRTLFDRFIIKIEGVVDDKYEDDNISIAKEDEEFFWRLLEPVKNSQNQLDYRVETEFSSDSFVKSLSMLQVTFRSRHHKKWLQELLKFLVASYKEHETINVNEIFKKEYLKTIHSYIRNYFKQNITNEHEKGMGTNTPHFLFNLIDYLYWIAKKNNLQKQFPEMVYVKDFNFRYHNSVEHHYPQHPDNMNTIEFKEVEPLVDNLGNLCLISKGTNSRLQNVSPWEKVQNRAGKAPDVNGVKAFPPKRQIMYTITQNTRTWGKSQIEEHYKNVLELLNSMEDLLGVDKTEDNQVSITYTSTNKEQYESMQSTDKQVQANPAKENNVYFHSVNPTNEEKTYTHKGESQMNAQVSQNNLSDVARFKKLLEYFVAHVEYCQKLYLHTKKDPNVDPSTCVGYDEYVAPYIRDGRPVPLEMNEWEPKSPNAILNKKIKGQWDTFGDKEIRMVVRNHFGSYSSARCFLDWGGWRNINNVWNNDRSKIIALKIRKNLNESAENPDWRDIANTTLTNLGLFDGQEPNESLEEFFDTYLNL; this is encoded by the coding sequence ATGGAAGATAAAGTCTACCTACTTTCTATAGCTGATCTTTTCAACGATCTTTACAGCATTCCCTTGTATCAACGTTGTTTTGCTTGGAGTACAGAACAAATAGCGACACTGCTTCAGGATATCTATTCTAGCTATAATGAAAGTAAAAAAGAAAATAAGGGTATTCCATATTATGTTGGATGCCTTGTTGTGATGAAGAAAGAAACGTCATTTGAAGTGATTGATGGCCAGCAACGATTAACATTCTTTACCTTACTGACAAAAATTCTTGGAGTAAACACTCCTGAATGCAAGATAGAATACGAATCTCGAGAACTGGAACAAGAATTCCTTAAGCGCTTTTATGAAAACGAAAACTTCTACAATGAAAATAATACTGATGCAGAAATAATCAAACTGAAAAGAAGAAATGCCGATCTTATCAAAGCAATTTACGACATTTGCAATGTAAATCTTATTGCTGAAGGCGAGTCTGCAAAAATTTTGAATCTCGCAACACTAGAGTCCACCGAAAGAACCAAATTTATCAATTACATTAAAAATAAGGTTTTTTTGCTTCGAACGGAAGTATCTAAGAATACCGATGTTAACTCGTACTTTGAAATCATGAATAATAGGGGAAAGCAACTGCAAGAACATGAAATTCTTAAATCCCTTATCATGAGCGGGCTCGGACACAAAGTTTCTCAGCAAATGAAATTTGGTATGATTTGGGACGCCTGCTCACAAATGAACCGTCCTATTCAAAAAAGCTTTTCTTCGAATGACCGAAATATTTTTTTCGGTTCTGATTGGAACACGTTTGTCAGCTTTGACGAATTTAAAAAATACTTTGAAGAAAACAACGAAACATCCAACACGATTGAAACAAAGAGTTTCGATGAATTATTAAACGCTACTTCGGATCCCTTCGTAAATGAAACAAAAGAATATGATGAAAATTATCGGGGCTCATTCAAATACCAGTCTATAATTGATTTTCCGAACTTTTTGATGCATATTTTTAAGTTATTCTATGATCCGAACGATCAGATTGCGTTGGATGAAAAATTCCTAATGCGAGATTATAAAGAGGTCTTAGGAAAACCTGACCCTGAGGAATTCATATATAAACTGTTCCTGACAAGAACACTTTTTGATCGCTTTATAATTAAAATTGAAGGTGTTGTGGATGACAAGTATGAAGATGACAATATTTCAATAGCCAAAGAAGATGAAGAATTTTTCTGGAGATTACTGGAACCTGTTAAAAATTCTCAAAATCAACTTGATTATAGGGTGGAAACGGAATTTTCTAGTGATAGCTTTGTAAAATCATTGTCTATGTTGCAAGTGACGTTCAGAAGTCGTCATCATAAAAAATGGCTGCAGGAATTACTGAAATTCCTTGTGGCATCTTACAAAGAACACGAAACTATTAATGTTAATGAAATTTTCAAAAAAGAATACTTAAAAACGATTCATTCATATATTAGGAATTATTTTAAACAAAATATAACCAATGAACACGAGAAGGGAATGGGTACGAATACCCCTCATTTCCTTTTCAATCTGATTGATTATTTGTATTGGATTGCTAAGAAGAATAATCTTCAGAAACAATTTCCTGAAATGGTATATGTAAAAGACTTCAACTTCCGTTATCATAACTCAGTAGAGCACCATTATCCGCAGCACCCTGATAATATGAATACGATTGAATTCAAGGAAGTGGAGCCTTTAGTTGACAACTTGGGAAATCTTTGTCTTATAAGCAAAGGAACCAACTCTCGTTTGCAAAACGTTTCACCATGGGAAAAGGTTCAAAATCGAGCAGGAAAGGCTCCTGACGTGAACGGAGTTAAAGCATTTCCGCCAAAACGACAGATTATGTACACCATTACTCAAAACACTAGAACATGGGGAAAATCACAGATTGAAGAACATTATAAGAACGTACTCGAATTATTGAACAGCATGGAAGACTTACTTGGTGTTGACAAGACAGAAGATAATCAAGTTTCAATTACATACACAAGCACTAATAAAGAGCAATATGAAAGCATGCAATCGACCGACAAGCAAGTTCAGGCAAATCCAGCCAAAGAGAATAATGTATATTTTCATTCAGTCAATCCAACCAATGAAGAAAAAACTTATACCCATAAAGGAGAATCTCAAATGAATGCTCAAGTTTCACAAAACAATTTGAGCGACGTGGCTCGTTTCAAGAAATTACTTGAATACTTCGTTGCACATGTCGAGTATTGTCAAAAACTATATCTTCATACAAAGAAAGACCCAAATGTCGATCCATCAACTTGCGTTGGTTATGACGAGTACGTTGCTCCATATATTAGGGATGGCAGGCCAGTACCTCTTGAAATGAATGAATGGGAACCAAAATCTCCTAACGCTATTTTGAATAAAAAAATAAAAGGACAATGGGATACTTTTGGCGATAAAGAAATCCGAATGGTTGTTAGAAATCATTTTGGAAGCTATTCATCGGCCAGGTGCTTCCTTGATTGGGGCGGTTGGCGAAATATAAACAACGTATGGAACAACGATAGATCCAAAATCATCGCTTTGAAAATCAGAAAAAACTTGAACGAAAGTGCAGAAAACCCCGATTGGCGTGACATCGCAAACACAACATTAACCAATTTGGGATTATTTGATGGACAAGAACCAAACGAGTCTTTAGAAGAATTTTTTGATACTTATTTAAATTT